In Gigantopelta aegis isolate Gae_Host chromosome 6, Gae_host_genome, whole genome shotgun sequence, the following are encoded in one genomic region:
- the LOC121376530 gene encoding uncharacterized protein LOC121376530 isoform X1, with protein sequence MDVVMFVFIAVVVLGAVRAQLGGNMLNGGWGGNGLGRIGNTAGSFGLGRIGNTAGSFGLGGIGNTAGAFWGGNTRGLGVRNQNTPQYITCIGKNTAGDQMRVTIQDGQQNQRQNFFNPWNQNQNQQIKLEARIMISPNSQTSGQFQMVITENSRVEDGCLGQYLGRIIDNRPWWISTPNQETGVIGRPFFLSPGHVASTSEIVEGFNSIFDANGRGIALCPATSIRNGMCVDDPGAMIPMCCKAGLDRIPATTPIPQQQQTQFGQSTGFSNINTMGTMMPTAGTGLPTNPATLTGQTGGGDLSSLFGTGRR encoded by the exons ATGGATGTggttatgtttgtgtttatagCTGTAGTCGTGTTGGGCGCGGTGCGGGCCCAGCTCGGCGGAAATATGCTCAATGGCGGGTGGGGTGGTAACGGATTAGGCAGAATCGGAAACACCGCTGGATCATTTGGATTAGGCAGAATCGGAAACACCGCTGGATCATTCGGATTAGGCGGAATCGGAAACACCGCTGGAGCATTCTGGGGTGGCAACACCCGAGGACTCGGCGTGAGAAACCAGAATA CCCCTCAATACATCACGTGTATTGGCAAGAACACCGCTGGAGATCAGATGAGAGTCACAATCCAAGACGGG CAGCAAAATCAGCGACAAAACTTCTTCAACCCCTGGAACCAGAACCAGAACCAGCAAATCAAGTTAGAGGCCCGCATCATGATCAGTCCCAACTCGCAGACGAGCGGCCAGTTCCAGATGGTGATCACAGAAAACAGCCGAGTAGAGGACGGCTGCCTCGGCCAGTACCTCGGCAGAATCATCGATAACCGACCGTGGTGGATCAGTACACCCAATCAGGA AACTGGTGTCATTGGCCGCCCATTTTTCCTATCACCTGGTCACGTGGCCAGCACCTCAGAAATCGTTGAAGGATTCAACAGCATCTTTGACGCCAATGGTCGCGGTATTGCT CTGTGTCCAGCCACGAGCATCAGGAACGGGATGTGTGTGGACGACCCCGGCGCCATGATACCCATGTGCTGTAAAGCCGGTCTCGACCGGATCCCGGCCACGACCCCAATCCCGCAACAACAGCAGACGCAGTTCGGACAGTCCACGGGCTTCAGCAACATCAACACCATGGGCACAATGATGCCGACGGCCGGGACTGGTCTCCCGACAAACCCAGCGACACTCACCGGACAGACCGGGGGCGGGGACCTGAGCAGTCTATTTGGCACCGGAAGACGATAA
- the LOC121375134 gene encoding small integral membrane protein 15-like, with protein MALFGWDWNEMLKGLLVWAAQNPWQFIYYVLLCLSPLFLISAYLAWSLAKQIESKEKDKKKKSRREANMAKTRRHKTD; from the coding sequence ATGGCGCTATTTGGCTGGGACTGGAACGAGATGCTGAAGGGTCTGCTGGTGTGGGCGGCTCAGAACCCGTGGCAGTTCATCTACTACGTGCTGCTGTGTCTGTCCCCACTCTTCCTCATCAGCGCCTACCTCGCCTGGAGCCTGGCCAAGCAGATCGAGTCGAAGGAGAAAGACAAGAAGAAGAAGTCGAGACGTGAAGCCAACATGGCAAAGACGAGGCGACACAAAACGGACTGA
- the LOC121375632 gene encoding uncharacterized protein LOC121375632, which translates to MEVDRICKMSKSKYKRLKSSEVNTKTKINENEKTEIYCDVCKKEFKRASYLKVHLRVHTGERPYRCNSCNKTFAQVSTLNIHKKIHTGEKNFKCTLCEKRFYIAAECSRHMKIHTGERPFKCGACDKTFIRLSKLQMHMRTHTGERPYICHICGKRFAQSTNLKTHVKHHTGDLPFKCKTCSKEFTHESLLNNHSRIHTGEKPFMCDTCGKSFADGSKLKLHTRLHIGDKPFKCEVCDKCYVIAAELRKHTRTHTGERPYTCNQCDKSFALASRRKSHMRTHSGEKPYRCSECGQHFADNTNLRRHKKNHVRKRLNDMSLKLGGPGKPLLYWEWQRHTSRSAGANSVEDDAKWEAGKIMMCLATQNEVKSKIIDTRDCSASSAEQIGSKPKPSCMESVPNTLISNCLFYDRQLPVTDLWDQQSYYAETVTYPNAFNANNPKTNLLQCAQTVSGNTNHCHVPTNNDDHYNPLGRISAGIAPQLSLSAAQSYSQSVVNQHQLQRLEHQYPADMCDGRTDNLFVLPDIQNGFDHQQQSVPDSSHLSGLPNIISHIVDTNLNLPGYEAIVGQANRALSVMPEFQSVDDSVSDEIESLAQSEDHQNISLPEKEIQNVPIHSHSNNRCPKSVEGDSDLDDHDLVEKSLDPLEHLSNQHNSDVHGLQLNRNDYVVENHQPVQGNLQLQNDLSVEDNIKHQNYELVQIDSRLQNPEGTEGKSKLQNHLSVQDDKLQNHQSAEENLELQKHQLIQENLDILQNHVGDSKPQSCQFFQGKSKVENHKSSEEAPDVYQPIHQTADVDSHQPVQGTRNHDNHKLVCDDDSSQSVQEDTNRKHDHHSINCDPNLKDRQMTTRTENKVSNNFNNNEVVPADSKIHSEGDLLECSSRKRELFTDCIEKIELDAFCNLASPEACTIPCGKFNARKEQDVGKNQPFHCDICGKSFGRKNHLKLHLRTHSGEKPYRCDVCEKCFSQTSTLKLHKRIHTGIKAFTCDICPKQFYDAASLLRHVRTHTGDRPYRCAVCDKSFSRSAKLQIHMRMHTGERPYICHLCGKGFKQTTNLKTHMMQHAGDLPFKCTDCGKRFVYDSVLKIHARTHTQDRRFMCDVCGTGFVQPGYLDRHMRIHTGERPYKCRVCNRAFAASSDLKSHTMRTHSAERPHKCGVCDKGFTRVNDLLRHKRRHTGEKPYTCPACWQKFADSSNLRRHVKKYCTKTTETSV; encoded by the coding sequence ATGGAAGTTGACAGAATTTGTAAAATGTCAAAAAGTAAGTATAAAAGATTAAAGTCTAGTGAAGTTAACACAAAGACAAAAATCAATGAAAATGAGAAGACAGAAATCTACTGTGATGTTTGTAAGAAGGAATTTAAACGTGCCTCGTACTTGAAGGTGCATCTGCGTGTTCATACTGGAGAAAGACCATACCGATGTAACTCGTGCAACAAAACATTTGCTCAGGTCTCCACTCTTAACATTCACAAGAAAATTCACACAGGTGAGAAAAATTTTAAATGTACGTTGTGTGAGAAGCGGTTCTATATTGCCGCAGAATGTTCTAGACATATGAAGATTCACACGGGAGAACGCCCATTTAAATGTGGTGCCTGTGATAAGACGTTCATCCGGTTGAGTAAACTGCAGATGCACATGCGTACTCACACCGGTGAGCGGCCGTATATCTGCCATATCTGTGGGAAACGCTTTGCACAGTCCACCAATCTGAAGACTCATGTGAAGCACCATACCGGGGACCTGCCCTTTAAATGTAAAACGTGCAGTAAGGAATTTACCCATGAATCTTTGCTGAACAATCACTCGCGGATTCACACGGGTGAAAAACCATTCATGTGTGACACATGCGGCAAATCGTTTGCTGATGGAAGTAAACTGAAACTTCACACCCGACTGCACATCGGAGATAAACCATTCAAGTGTGAGGTGTGTGACAAATGTTATGTTATCGCAGCTGAGTTGCGCAAACACACAAGAACACACACCGGAGAGCGACCCTACACATGTAACCAGTGCGACAAATCGTTCGCTCTAGCGTCAAGGAGAAAAAGTCACATGCGCACACATTCTGGAGAAAAGCCTTACCGATGCTCTGAGTGTGGTCAGCATTTTGCCGACAACACGAACCTCCGACGACACAAGAAGAATCACGTTCGCAAGCGACTCAACGACATGAGTCTGAAGCTGGGAGGGCCAGGGAAGCCTCTTCTGTACTGGGAGTGGCAGAGACACACGTCTCGCAGTGCGGGAGCCAACAGTGTCGAAGATGATGCTAAATGGGAAGCTGGTAAAATCATGATGTGTTTGGCAACTCAGAACGAAGTAAAGAGTAAAATCATAGACACAAGAGACTGCAGTGCATCATCAGCTGAGCAGATTGGTTCAAAACCTAAACCTTCTTGTATGGAGTCCGTACCCAACACGTTGATTAGCAACTGTTTGTTTTATGATAGACAACTTCCTGTAACAGACCTGTGGGACCAGCAATCTTACTATGCAGAAACCGTTACCTATCCAAATGCCTTTAATGCAAATAATCCCAAAACCAACTTGCTTCAATGTGCACAGACTGTGTCGGGCAATACCAATCACTGTCATGTGCCAACGAATAATGATGACCATTATAATCCACTTGGAAGAATTTCCGCTGGTATTGCACCTCAACTTAGTCTTTCGGCAGCACAGAGCTACAGTCAGTCTGTGGTGAATCAGCATCAACTGCAGAGATTGGAGCACCAGTACCCAGCAGACATGTGTGATGGAAGAACGGACAACTTGTTTGTGCTGCCAGACATACAGAATGGGTTTGATCACCAGCAGCAGAGTGTCCCAGACAGCAGTCATCTTTCAGGACTGCCAAATATCATTTCTCATATAGTGGACACAAACCTCAACTTGCCAGGATACGAGGCAATAGTTGGACAAGCAAACCGTGCATTGTCAGTGATGCCTGAATTTCAAAGTGTTGATGACTCTGTTAGTGATGAAATAGAATCATTAGCTCAAAGTGAAGACCATCAAAACATTTCTCTTCCAGAGAAAGAAATTCAAAATGTACCGATCCATAGTCATTCAAATAATCGTTGTCCCAAATCAGTTGAAGGAGATTCTGATCTTGATGACCATGATTTAGTTGAAAAGAGTTTAGATCCTCTTGAACATCTGTCAAACCAGCACAATTCAGATGTTCATGGTTTACAATTAAACCGAAATGATTATGTTGTTGAAAACCATCAGCCAGTTCAAGGAAATCTGCAACTTCAGAACGATCTGTCAGTTGAAGATAATATAAAACATCAAAATTATGAATTAGTTCAGATAGATTCTAGACTTCAGAACCCTGAAGGAACTGAAGGAAAATCAAAACTTCAGAACCATTTGTCAGTTCAAGATGATAAACTTCAAAATCATCAGTCAGCTGAAGAAAATCTGGAACTTCAAAAACACCAGCTAATTCAAGAAAATCTAGATATTCTCCAAAACCATGTAGGAGATTCTAAACCTCAAAGCTGTCAGTTCTTTCAAGGAAAATCAAAAGTTGAAAACCATAAGTCAAGTGAAGAAGCTCCAGATGTTTATCAGCCCATCCATCAAACAGCAGACGTTGACAGTCACCAGCCAGTCCAAGGAACTCGCAACCATGACAACCACAAGTTGGTCTGTGATGATGATTCAAGCCAGTCGGTCCAGGAAGACACAAATAGAAAGCATGACCACCACTCAATAAACTGTGATCCTAATTTAAAAGACAGACAAATGACAACCAGAACAGAAAATAAGGTGTCaaacaattttaataacaatgaaGTAGTTCCAGCCGATTCAAAGATACATTCAGAAGGTGATCTGCTAGAGTGCAGTTCCCGGAAGAGAGAATTGTTCACTGATTGCATAGAGAAGATAGAACTTGATGCCTTTTGTAATCTGGCAAGTCCTGAAGCTTGTACTATCCCATGTGGTAAGTTCAACGCTAGAAAGGAGCAGGATGTTGGAAAAAATCAACCATTCCATTGTGATATTTGTGGTAAAAGCTTTGGTCGGAAGAATCATCTGAAACTTCACCTTAGGACACACAGTGGAGAGAAACCCTATCGTTGTGATGTCTGCGAGAAGTGTTTTTCTCAGACATCCACTCTGAAACTGCACAAGCGAATCCACACAGGGATCAAGGCTTTCACGTGTGACATCTGCCCCAAGCAGTTCTACGACGCAGCCAGTCTGCTGCGTCACGTGAGAACACACACAGGTGACCGGCCATACAGGTGCGCGGTGTGTGACAAGTCGTTCAGCCGATCGGCCAAGCTGCAGATTCACATGCGAATGCACACGGGAGAACGACCGTACATCTGTCACCTGTGCGGCAAGGGATTCAAGCAGACGACAAACTTGAAGACTCACATGATGCAACACGCCGGGGACCTGCCCTTCAAGTGCACGGATTGTGGGAAACGCTTCGTATACGATTCCGTTCTCAAGATTCACGCACGTACTCACACCCAGGACAGGCGCTTTATGTGTGACGTGTGTGGTACGGGGTTTGTGCAGCCGGGCTATTTAGACAGACACATGAGGATCCACACCGGGGAACGGCCATACAAGTGTCGCGTGTGCAACCGTGCGTTTGCAGCCTCGTCCGATCTGAAGTCTCACACAATGAGAACTCATTCTGCAGAACGTCCCCACaagtgtggtgtgtgtgataAGGGTTTTACTCGTGTAAATGATCTGCTCAGACACAAGCGAAGACACACTGGTGAAAAACCATACACGTGTCCTGCATGCTGGCAGAAGTTTGCCGACAGCTCCAATCTGAGACgacatgttaaaaaatattgtacaaaaacaacagaaacatCTGTGTAA
- the LOC121376530 gene encoding uncharacterized protein LOC121376530 isoform X2, whose translation MDVVMFVFIAVVVLGAVRAQLGGNMLNGGWGGNGLGRIGNTAGSFGLGRIGNTAGSFGLGGIGNTAGAFWGGNTRGLGVRNQNTPQYITCIGKNTAGDQMRVTIQDGQNQRQNFFNPWNQNQNQQIKLEARIMISPNSQTSGQFQMVITENSRVEDGCLGQYLGRIIDNRPWWISTPNQETGVIGRPFFLSPGHVASTSEIVEGFNSIFDANGRGIALCPATSIRNGMCVDDPGAMIPMCCKAGLDRIPATTPIPQQQQTQFGQSTGFSNINTMGTMMPTAGTGLPTNPATLTGQTGGGDLSSLFGTGRR comes from the exons ATGGATGTggttatgtttgtgtttatagCTGTAGTCGTGTTGGGCGCGGTGCGGGCCCAGCTCGGCGGAAATATGCTCAATGGCGGGTGGGGTGGTAACGGATTAGGCAGAATCGGAAACACCGCTGGATCATTTGGATTAGGCAGAATCGGAAACACCGCTGGATCATTCGGATTAGGCGGAATCGGAAACACCGCTGGAGCATTCTGGGGTGGCAACACCCGAGGACTCGGCGTGAGAAACCAGAATA CCCCTCAATACATCACGTGTATTGGCAAGAACACCGCTGGAGATCAGATGAGAGTCACAATCCAAGACGGG CAAAATCAGCGACAAAACTTCTTCAACCCCTGGAACCAGAACCAGAACCAGCAAATCAAGTTAGAGGCCCGCATCATGATCAGTCCCAACTCGCAGACGAGCGGCCAGTTCCAGATGGTGATCACAGAAAACAGCCGAGTAGAGGACGGCTGCCTCGGCCAGTACCTCGGCAGAATCATCGATAACCGACCGTGGTGGATCAGTACACCCAATCAGGA AACTGGTGTCATTGGCCGCCCATTTTTCCTATCACCTGGTCACGTGGCCAGCACCTCAGAAATCGTTGAAGGATTCAACAGCATCTTTGACGCCAATGGTCGCGGTATTGCT CTGTGTCCAGCCACGAGCATCAGGAACGGGATGTGTGTGGACGACCCCGGCGCCATGATACCCATGTGCTGTAAAGCCGGTCTCGACCGGATCCCGGCCACGACCCCAATCCCGCAACAACAGCAGACGCAGTTCGGACAGTCCACGGGCTTCAGCAACATCAACACCATGGGCACAATGATGCCGACGGCCGGGACTGGTCTCCCGACAAACCCAGCGACACTCACCGGACAGACCGGGGGCGGGGACCTGAGCAGTCTATTTGGCACCGGAAGACGATAA